The genomic stretch CTGTTTCAGCTTCATCATGCCCTCCACCCAAGTTTTATGGGCCAGATTATAAGCGTCGGTTTCAGCTTTCATGGCTGCATCGGTATCTGCATAACCTTGGTCTACTGATTTGGCATATTGCACCATCAGGTCATTTTCCAATGTCTTGGCATCCGGTTTTGCCACAAAGCTGTTGAAGGCCTCACGGCTTCGGAAGATGGATGTATCAAAACAAGCATCGACAAAGGCGTCAATGTTTCCTTTAAATTCTTTGTCTATTACTTTAAAGATACTGATGCGCTGTCCGGCCGGAATTAATTCTGCGTAAGTTTTCAGCAAAGCTTTGGAAACTTTGCGGTCTACTTCGGGATTATAATCTTTATTGAAAAATTTATCAGCCTGTTTGCTCAGTTTGCTTAATGCATGATCCAGCGGGCTGATTTCTTTAGTGGCGTGAGGTACTTTATATCCTTCTTTCAATGCTTGCAGGACTTTATCTGTAGAAGGAATTTTATAGAATTCCGTTCCCAGTTTGCAAACTTCATAAATGGCTTGCTGATGATATACGGCATCATGGCGTTTGCTCACGATTTCCCGGATAGCGTCGAAGGCTTTCTGATAGGCGTCTGTACCCATTTCACGTCCATAAGCCAGAAGCTTTTCCTGTTGTTTCTTTTTAGTATCAAGTACTTTCAGGTGAACCAGCCCTTCGTTCATACCGATGGCATTTTTCCAGTAGTTGGCTGATGAAGCGTATTTACTGGCGTACTGGATGCGTACTTTATCACTTTTCAGCATTTCTTCCAGCAGATTATTCAAACGTACGGTGCGGATGGTCTTACGCATGAAGTTGGTAGTCTGCATACGTTCTTCCACTTCGTCCGAAATCATGTATCGCCAGTTGCGTCCGGGGAATCCCATTACGAAAGTGAAGTCTCCCTCTTTGATTCCTCCCAGGTTGATGGTCAGATGTTTTTTCACCTTCAAAGGTACATTGCTTTCGTTATAGTCAGCCGGTTTACCGTCGGGTGTTGCATAAATGCGGAACATGGAGAAATCGCCACAGTGACGGGGCCACATCCAGTTATCGGTGTCAGCTCCGAACTTTCCGATGGAAGAAGGAGGAGCGCCTACCATGCGGACATCTTTATAGATGGTCTTTACAAACAAGTAATAGCGGTTGGCTCCGTAGAAAGGCTTTAGTTCCAAAGCGGTGAACGGAGTGATTTCTATCTTTTCTTGTTCGGCAAAACGTTTGGCTACTTTGCTCAGATAGGAGGGGGACAGGTAGTTCAGTCCTTCTGGGTCCTCATCTTTGGCCAGTTGTTTCTTTACGTAAGGAGTGACGTCCAGAATTTTGTCTATGAAGGTGACAGTCAGCCCCTTGCAGGGAAGTTCTTCTTTGCGGCTCATAGCCCAGAAGCCGTCAGTCAGATAGTCGTGTTCTACTGAACTGTGTTGTTGGATATAGCTGTAACCGCAATGATGATTGGTCAGCACAAGACCTTCAGCAGAAATGATTTCACCGGTACAACCGCCTCCGAAATGCACTACAGCATCTTTCAGACTGATGCTGTCCGGACAATATACTTTATCAATGCTGATATCCAGTCCCATATCATACATGGTGGCCGCATTCTGTTCTTTCAGATCAGTCAGCATCCACATCCCCTCGTCGGCATGGCCGGCAAGGGTTGTGAGGGTAAATAGCAAGAGTAATAGTGTCTTTTTCATTATTCAACAATAGTCATTTCGTCAATCAGGTGTTTGCATCCGCCCAGTTTGTCGATGATGAATAATACATAACGTATGTCCACTGCGATACAACGCTGCAGATTGTTGTCGAAATTAATGTCACCACTCAGTGATTCCCAGTTACCGTCAAAAGCAGCACCGATGAGCTCGCCGTTACCATTGATGACAGGAGAACCTGAATTACCGCCGGTAATATCATTGGTAGTCAGGAAGCAAGCAGGCATATCACCGTTAGGTAATGCATAACGTCCGAAATCTTTTGCTTC from Phocaeicola dorei encodes the following:
- a CDS encoding S46 family peptidase encodes the protein MKKTLLLLLFTLTTLAGHADEGMWMLTDLKEQNAATMYDMGLDISIDKVYCPDSISLKDAVVHFGGGCTGEIISAEGLVLTNHHCGYSYIQQHSSVEHDYLTDGFWAMSRKEELPCKGLTVTFIDKILDVTPYVKKQLAKDEDPEGLNYLSPSYLSKVAKRFAEQEKIEITPFTALELKPFYGANRYYLFVKTIYKDVRMVGAPPSSIGKFGADTDNWMWPRHCGDFSMFRIYATPDGKPADYNESNVPLKVKKHLTINLGGIKEGDFTFVMGFPGRNWRYMISDEVEERMQTTNFMRKTIRTVRLNNLLEEMLKSDKVRIQYASKYASSANYWKNAIGMNEGLVHLKVLDTKKKQQEKLLAYGREMGTDAYQKAFDAIREIVSKRHDAVYHQQAIYEVCKLGTEFYKIPSTDKVLQALKEGYKVPHATKEISPLDHALSKLSKQADKFFNKDYNPEVDRKVSKALLKTYAELIPAGQRISIFKVIDKEFKGNIDAFVDACFDTSIFRSREAFNSFVAKPDAKTLENDLMVQYAKSVDQGYADTDAAMKAETDAYNLAHKTWVEGMMKLKQHEGTPIYPDANSTLRLTYGKVGSYSPKDGVEYNYYTTLKGVMEKEDPNNYEFVVPAKLKDLYNKKDFGRYAMKNGEMPLCFVTGTDNTGGNSGSPVFNNKGELIGTGFDRNYEGLTGDIAYNPQLQRAACVDIRYTLFIIDKFAGAKHLVDEMTIVE